The Spirosoma sp. SC4-14 DNA window ACAGAAGGGCGGCTCTGGTTCGGTACTGGCGAGGGCCTGCATGTTTACGACGCCCGAAGCCGACAAATGCGCCGATACACCGAAATCGACGGCTTACTTGCCGATGATGTAAGTAATGCATTTACCATTACCCCCAACGATTTTTTGCTCCTGGGGCAACAGAACGGATTCAACCTGATCGATATCCGCCGACTTCACCAGCCCGCTCCTTTACCTCCGTTGCTAATTTCGGGAATGCAGGTCAATGGCGAATACCGACAGCTACCGGCAACGGGTACCATAGGGCTTACCCGCAATGAAAACGACCTTCGCTTCACCTTCACAACGCTTCGTTATCAGTCCGCCAATGCCACTCACTTCCGCTATCGGCTTACCGGCCATCCAGCCTGGATCGATTTGAATACGGACAATGAACTTAATCTAACAAATCTGAAGTCGGGGAGATATGAGCTGGTTGTTCAGAACGGCGACGCTGCCGGACGCTGGAATCCACATCCCATTACGCTTTCGTTTTCAATTGCCCCGATCTGGTACGAAACCGACTGGTTCCGGGCAGTGCTTGTCCTCTCTTTATTAGGCACTCTATACGGCTTTTACCGGATGAGAATTGGTCAGGAACGCCGAAAAAGCGAATTAATCCGCCAGCGAGCCGAAGCCGAAACACGGGCTCTGCGAGCGCAAATGAATCCACATTTCATTTTCAATTGTATGAATACCATCGACGCTTATATTCTGACCAATCGTCCGGATGCTGCATCGTTCTTTTTACAGAAATTTTCGCGACTGGTTCGACAAGTTCTCGAAAACTCACGCGAAACACTCATTTCTGTTGAACAGGAACTGGAAACGCTCATACTCTATGTAGAGCTGGAAGAAGAGCGGGCCGAACATCAATTCAGTCACAGGGTCACGGTCGACCCAGACGCGAAAGCCAACCTGATTCCTCCGCTGCTGCTGCAACCGTTTGTTGAAAACGCCATTTTACACGGCCTGCGCCACAAAACAAATGGCCCAGGCTTATTGCAGATTCAGATTCAAAAAGAAGCCGATCAACTCCATTGTCGTATCGAAGACAACGGCATTGGGCGAGCCAAAGCTGCGAGCTTCAAACCCCAAAACAACTTCCGCCATTTTCAGTCGCTGGGCAGCACCGTAACGACCGAACGGATCAACTCCCTACAGGCAATCTACGGCACCGATGCCACGTGCACGATTACCGATCAAAACCCATCCGAACAGACCGGAACCGTTGTGGATTTACGGCTTCCACTCTTAAGCTAGTCACATTCGGCTTCGCCAGCCAATTAAAAAGCGTGCCACGGTTTAGAGCCGTGGCACGCTTTTTAATTGGCTACTCCTGTTAGGCTACCGTGATGGTTTGAGCCGGTTTGTTCGTTTCCGGGTTTTTCGGCAGCGTTACTTTCAGAATACCATCGGTATAACTGGCCGAAATCGACTCCACAATCACCTTGTTATTTAGCCGGAACGAGCGTTCGAATCCGTTCGGCATATGCTCCTGATAGGTGTATTTTTCCTGCGACGTCGGCTCCGTATTAGCCGTTTCGCCCGTGCCAGGATAAGCAATTGTCAGCACATCGTCTTTAACCGACAATGTAACATTTTCTTTCACAAGACCCGCTGCAAAGAGCGAAACCTGAAACGCTTCGTCGGTTTCTTCGATGTTAACAGGAGGTTGGCCAAAACCACCCGCCCGACGCCAGAAGTTAGCAAACTTACCCCGTCCGAATTTGCCACGGCCCATTGGACCGCAACCATATTTATGTTCTGATTGAAATGCCTGATTGTGATACATGATTGATTGTGTGTGTTATGTTGTGTGTTTACTGTTTAAAATGCTGATACTTAGCCGGCTTAGCTGATCGGAATTACACGATCATAGCGTTTCATTGGCATGGGATTACGGTAGGCAGGATTGTCGATCGAGATAATTTCGGCCGATTGCCAGCCGCCGTGCCGTAAGTTCCCAAACCGCCGACCCATTAGTCGCCCGGCTACGGCCCGAACCAGCAGGAACGCGACCGAAGCTACCAGTAGTAATTTCAACAGGAGGGTTACCAGAAACAACGCCACTCCCACCAGCAGGGCGAACCCCGCTATTCTCCAGATATGCATGTCTTGTTTTGTTTAATGATTTTCTAAAAAACAGTGAGCT harbors:
- a CDS encoding Hsp20/alpha crystallin family protein; this encodes MYHNQAFQSEHKYGCGPMGRGKFGRGKFANFWRRAGGFGQPPVNIEETDEAFQVSLFAAGLVKENVTLSVKDDVLTIAYPGTGETANTEPTSQEKYTYQEHMPNGFERSFRLNNKVIVESISASYTDGILKVTLPKNPETNKPAQTITVA